The Labrus mixtus chromosome 21, fLabMix1.1, whole genome shotgun sequence nucleotide sequence CTCAAAGTACAGCAAATCACGAGCGGTATCATTTCCCACAGTCCCAGCGGTGTCGTCTTCAAATCTTCCGTTTTGTCCAACGATtactttaaaaactacaaaaaaaagtattcggtcaaacagttatttaaagaagaggagagcagCTCATCCTCACATAGGAGAggtgaaaacaagataatcttTGAATTTAAAGcctgaaaaatgacaaatatcaTTTCCCATGATCCTTTGTCTCTTCATCAATCGATCCAAATTcgcattaaatcaaattaaatacgCACAGATAGAAAATGAACCTTTACCCAGACGATCAAAATGTGACCTTCTGGGTATAATCTAGCTTCAAATACTTGTGTAAGAAAAGAGAAACTATTGCACACAGTAGCTGCATCTGTTTTTACATCCCATAGgtttaaaaagcattttaaaaacgaGCCTCTTCATGAGGATTCAACGACGTGTGTGCTTCTTTTTGTCCTAACTTTACTGTTTCACAGATCTCGTTCTGTTTAATCACGTTAAAGGCTGCTAACTCAAATCGTTTCAGGCGAATTAGAGACAAATAACCGTCTGTTATTGATCAACTTTCAGTACTTACTTATCCATCTGGTCATATGAGAAGTCAAAGTATCAATGGCTTCCTATGAGGACCGACAAAACGATGTAAAATGTCCTAATTATAATGATGTAATGAGTCCTCACGCTGGTCCAATGAGAACAAATCCTGTGGTAGGTGATTTGATCAGGTGTCACATGAGACTCAAAGTTCGCCTTTGTCCCTCCTCCgtcctcagagagagagtcgAGCGATCAGAGACGGGTTAACATGGGTAATGCTCAGCGATGAAAAGCAAGCAAATGCATACACCACCACTGTTAcacacatccccccccctcccccctcccccctttttctcCTGCATTATTTTatgtcctttctttttttttacccacaatgctttgttttctctccaccACTTCTGCACTAAAAATGCCTGTTAAGTTCTTAACTAAGGGTGCACTTTATGTAATTTTTGACTTACTTTTGTTGTGACGATTGTTGAAGTCGGTGGGTGTGTGTGATCAGTCGGACTATCATGAGACACTTCTTGTTGTATGATTTTACAAAGCAGTGATGAATGACGCTATGAAGAGCAAACGGTACGTTTTTAAACCGGTGAAGATGTATAGACTTTCTAGCACAAGTTGTACATACTGACTCAGACACTCCTCTCAGTCCAGCTCGGGTTCAATACGTCATATTTAAATATTCTgcatcgtaaaaaaaaaaaaagaagatatccCTATAGATGTACTTTAACTCTAAATGAACCGGTCTAAGTCACTGGTGTTGCGCACATGTTCAAATAAAGTCAAatctactgcaaaaaaaaagaaatggaaactGCGGTTTCAAACTCCATATTTGGAGTTTGGTGATAGAGAGAGTGGAATAATAAGAATATTCAAGTTATTTGTATATGTGGGGAAAGTTATGGACCATTTGTCTGTAACGTTTTCTTTTGATTTCTCTCTTCATGACTATCTAAAGAGGGTTTGTTCCTCCTGCTCCCAGAGAGATGCCCCGATATCTTTACAGAAATGAAGGTATAAAAGTGTATCATACTTAATTTAAACAAGAGGGTGTATGGTTTTcaagctgtgtgtgtatattagttTGCTGTAAATAGTCTGATGCATGTTCTCTTCTTTCCATGGAGCTCCAGCAGAAACATGTATAGCAGTGTTCTGGCTCTGTGGTGTGTGAAGAAAAAGCGATCGGGACACTGCTGGCCCTGAACgatatctcccccccccccccccccccccccccccctcctcattttccccccccaccccctcacaAAACCTCACCAGGCAAAAAAGCGAGcggtttttccttttttgatttgattttaaacgTGTTTGCTTGCTGAGCAGAGTTCTCTTGTCTGTAAATGTGAGCTTTGAGATCGCTGTGATAAaaagtttaattaaaaacaataaaaaagaatgtgtttttatctcatgATAACTGATTGTAATCTGTACAGTCAAACATATGtattggaaaaaaagaacatatttaTAAATGGTTACAACTGAAACACGCCCCGCATGTCCGTCATTTATTTTCAAGATTATTCTcaacttcttattttttttttaacatttcttagATTTTAATccacaaaacatgaaacaccTTCAGCACAATATGATGCAATCCAAtacagctcagaaaaaaaagcaacatttgtgaatttttaatgttttaattggaggttttgttgattgttttttattttattttattgtttagaGTTAAAGTCATTTCCAATCAAAGTTCATCTGTTGACCTTCTTAACCCGAGTCTTGACGCCAGTTTGACCACAAGGTGGGGCTGTTTTCTgggtcaagattttaaattataCAGAACATAAAAAAGATGCTTATgttcaggttttgttttgtttttaaacttttaaaatcgGCCAACGTTTCCGCCACAAATCGTGTTTACAGGTGtgacaaaacaaattaaaaatgaagtcaTGGAGTATGGACGCTGAAATTGTGGCCTcgagtgacatcacttgagtCAGGTGGGTTTGGAATGATTGCTGACAGCTTCTCTTTTTGAGGCTAGCAGCTCAGCGCTAcgttagggcgcggtcacactggccatctgtaccgtgccgtactcaagcacgattggcccccccgctgcgccattcccacgctggccggcacgggccgcggtcacactacacaggactatctgtgcttaagcacgattacctcttgtacataacatcGTAATACAACGCATTcatgaattgaattgagagagAACCTCTACAAGCACACGAGGTCGTCAAACTTTGACCCTGGTCGTTAACACGTTTTAAGACTGTACAGATTgaaagtatcaaaaagtatttaaGCTGTCTGGAGaactggtggcctagtggtaagtgtgcgtgccccatgtatggaggccatagtcctccaggcgggcagcccaggttcaaatccaacctgtggctcctttcccaactctctctctctctccaccaataatgactctatccactgccctgtctctaaataaaggcataaaaagccaaataataaaactttttttttaagtagctGAGCTTTCAAAAAcatcagatcttcagtcatttcTTAACCCAAAGCTGCTGCAAGCGAAAGACGGCGAGCACTGTCTcaactgcacaaatacattttacagtACCCAAACGTATTTGCACCATAAAACCAAAAGAATCCATAATCCATACTTGGGGCTTAGGACTCTACTTAGAAATCTACTAAACAAACAGTTGAGGTTTTATTGCGTTGTGGGAAATGTAGGCCCAAGATCTCAGCCAAACAGAAGAACACATGAAGCAACACGGTGACTCAAGACGTCTGAAGCCGTCGACCACGAGGACAACAGTGTTACAGGAGTGCAACGCTGAACGAGTCCACTTGACCTTCTGGTGTCAagtagacaaaaacaaagacaggcaCGTAAACATTTaactgtgaaagaaaaacaagttctgATCACTATTAACCGCTCTTATATCCTCACACCACAGTGACGtaggtcttttttttgtaatcctTTAAAATTGTACAAATGATCAAGACAAGGAAAAATATTTACTACACAATCTCTCTCAGGCAACATTGGAAAGCACATGTatcatgtttcatattttatgatgcacaaaactttaaaacctccagaaaactcctcaaagtcataaagtcataaaaatacTGCAGTGTTTAGAACGCCTTAACTTTTATAGTGTATATATTTACTGCACAtatgcagcaggcaaacagctGATACTTTCAAGACACGCTCAGAACGCTATTGCTAATTTATCTGTAAATAGACATGTGGAGTGTTAACACAGACGCTGAGGAATGGGCTGTTGTTCTTCTCATCCTagtctttctttctgtgagtGAGAAGGTAAACGACGCCCGGGACGAGCACCATGACAACCTGAGGCACGATGACAAATTTGACAAAGAACAAGCCGTAGAAGAGGCCCTGTGGCTGGACGGGGAGCGGGAGCCGATGGACGTGGTACAGACCCATGGAGGAAACGGCAAGCGATAAAGCCCGCGGAGCCCAGGGCAGGGAAAACCCGCCGGGCCTCCAGTACTGAGCCATCCCCAAACCCAGAAGAGCCCCGCAGTCTCgtgtcagagaggagaagggCGCTGTGTCCAGACGGATCCACTTGGCATGGCTGCACCATTTCTTCGCCAAAGCAATAGACCTGAGGAACGGACAGagagcgcccccccccccaaaaaaaaacatttaaaatagactTTTCAGGGCTTCTTAAGCAGATACTCATCGatacacacatagaaacattCTCTTACCAGGAGAGGTTGATCCCCAGGTGCTGCAGTCCAGCATGCAGCATCACAGTGCAGAGCAGCAGACCGGTGCTTAAGCTGAAGAAGAACAGCAGGGGGCGCCCTTCTGGGACTCTGCGGCCAAGAATGATTCCAAGAATgaaacctggaaaaaaaaaaaaatcggttTCAAATTTCTTCTCAAAATATCCTGCAGGTTCCTGATTAAACTACAAAAGATGAATTTCCCCATGATATTATGAGGCGTAATAAATGCTCATCTTGACCTgcaggaggttttttttccattctgttTATTCTGTTTGTAATAAGCTTGAAGGCTCTTGTCATAATGAAGCTACATGTAAACGTATTTGtagatattatttttaaaaagcagccgatactgttcattttttatttcttttattttcaagatATGTAGCCTACGTGTAAAGATAAAGTCCactttgattgtgtgtgtgaagatgtgtagcTGTACCTGCACTGTTTATCACCTTTCTTAACTAtcacatatttatggttttagtaattcacttgtatggaatttaatgattatttaaccGACATGTTTTACCGACggatgaatgtattttgttatttttttgctactgcatcagagctctgtgaagtccaagacaaattccccactgggacaataaagttcatcttaaTCTTAATTAAATAACCAAAGGACAgataaagcattaaaaaaaaaaaaaatgaacgcaGATTAATCACACTCTGAAGTCATACGTCGCTGATCACTCAACTTTCCGCagctgttttgtaaaaaaaaaaaaaaaaagaaaaaatcatgcCACGTTTTTTTGTGTCCACCTGAAAAAACATGACCACTGTGATCTGGATATTCTGCCCTTGTGCTCGACCCCTCCCTTACCTGCCACATCAAAAACTTGATGTATACTGAGACAGGGTTTAAACACAGTGACCATACTGAATGTTTCAGCTTGTGCTTGAAGCTGTTCTCAGACCTGTAATGGAGCCCGCGACGACCTGATGAGGGAAATGAGCGAGGATGAAGATCCTGGAGAGTCCAACTGCCACCAGCATCAGCACATAGAGCAGGTAAGGAACAGCTGATAGCACCACACTgtagacacaaagacagagagagagagagaaagagatgaggTATACTTGCTTTGGTATTTTCTATTCTCTTTATCTCTACATTTCAAAATGCAAAAGCAGcattttttgttcatttcacaCGAGAGTACCTGTGAGTACGGGAATAAAGGAACGACCCCAGCGAGGACACCACGACCCACCAGACTGCTGCCGTCACCATGGCGTGACCCGACGGACTTCCTGAGACACAGACGCCTTCTTTAGAGCTCTGACTCTGCAGTGAGTCGTGTGTTTCTGTCTATGAGTGAAAcatgttggggttttttttctgtgaagaaTTCTCACCTGGGCCGGTCTCACAGGTGGAGGAAAACTGCTGAACTTGTGGTGGCTTGTCGACATAAAGACCTGATTCGCCTATCCACCAGAACGGCCTTTCTCCAAACAGCATCCTGGGAAAATTTAGAGTCACAACACATACGGTAAAATACAACAATGTTCATTTCTGTCACCTGCTGTACCAGAGTGTGGAACATCATTACTAATGTTGTGTTTGTCCCATCATGTCATATGTATTTCCTGACTATTGCATCAATCCCTGCACAAACTTGCATTTTATTCTCTACACCTATCCATTAAAAATCCCAATATATAAAATCTCATACTGCTAGATATCTAAAATTCACAACCAATAATTCCAcacttttacattattttactttcacTCTGACAAACTTAAtagtgcctctctctctctctctctctctcctgttcaaCACATGTCTGCTTCTGCTCGAGGTTTTTCCACTgtgactttgctaaatgttgcaaaGTGCTGTTCTTATGGTAGATGCATGTAGGGTCTGTAAATAATAACTAAGAGTACGGTCTTACGGttttaaagtgtcttcagaTGACATATGTTATAGATGgcactataaaaataaaacattttttatcgaTTGATTGAGGACATCATTTTCACTTTCCTAACTTCTTAGCTTTTGCTCATCAATCAGCAACCTTGTGTCCATTTAAGTCCCAGTTTCTGAAGGTTTATAGGATTGGATATGTCTCTCTATAGTCCTGTTATTAAAACCTGTGAATTTCCAGCAGCAACTGATTGTTTTAATCACTGATACACATGTAAGGAACAGCTGTATTGTGATGTATGCGCAGATAATTTGATGGATATTatttaataaacatgttaattcgTTGGGGTTCCAGGACGCATCTGTaccaaatatatatttgtgatAGTTATTCACAATATGATGACGTGATAAATAAATAGTTCAGAATTTTCCTGAACACTATTTTGACTTTCATTTAAGgtttcatgaaataaaaacgaCAAAAGCACCTCGTAAAAACGACTTTGTACAGAAAATTAAAAGGTTCCGCTGTCAAATGTTTCCACACGGACATGATTTCACGTGCTACCCGAAAGCTGCGACGTCAACAGaatgaaatataatttaaatttcAAGGTTGAATTTgggtttcaaatgaaaaaaataactcGAGTCCTTGTATCACCCTGGCGTTTATGTATTTAATAACAACAGCTAATGAGAgctaacagaaaaataaaatatatttttaaaaaacccttttttttttttcttaccatttAAACACCAAGTTGAGCCACTCTGTTATAGCTGCTACCCAGATCACTGACACTCCAGCTCGTTTGCTGATAAAATATGTGAAGGGAAAGACGAGCAGAAACGCTGCTTTTGGATCTCCTAGATGTGTGACAAGTAGCCATAAATCTGTTTGACTTATCGTCCTTTGCTGGAGACTTTCAGCGATCCAGATGCCTTGAGTATGAATAACCTCCATCGCTGCGTCCTCTcctaaccatagactgtaaaataataaaactccTAACCCATGTAAAATTAACTGTAGaggaaaaaataattcaaaatgcaGTGCTGATTATTTTGTacttcaaacaggaagtgctgcaTCTGAGTGAACAGTGACGTCATGCGTCCAGTAGGTGGAGAACGTTCGaccacaagaaaagaaaaaaactacaacgttcttcttctttttcttccgtTGATTAAATTactttaatattaatattaataataataataataatatttaatattatattataatataatattatctTATCATTTTACATTAATATTATATATGTAATAGTATTTTTACAATCATGATTATGAAATGTGAAGTGAGATTTAATAGCTGGCAAATAAAATTAATCGAATTAGAATTAGTGACCATAACTTGACGTGCTTTCTTTTtatataaactttattaattaacaaaaaaaatacttacctaaaaagaaaatatcttcTTGAATGTTCAATTTAACCATCGTTATGGCAACTGAACGAAAATTATACTGTTATAATCCTTTACATTGCCTTCAAAACGTCAAAACCCATAAAAATGTCTACCATTTGTCCTTTTAATCTTATATAATGTTGAACTTCTATCCGAAATATTTTAGTGTACATACATTGCAAAATCAAGTGACACATGATTCTTCTTTAAATCCACAGAAGTCACAAAAATATTCCatggctgtgtccgaaatcactccctatccactatatagtgcactatatagtccactgcattaaactcactatatagtgaatagggagtagggaatgagtgagtgatttcggacacagcccaTATCAATTTGAAATCTTTAATGGGGTTTTTCTGGGTAAATGTTAAGCAAAATTGGAAGGAAACCTCTTTAACTTCATAAACTTTACATCATTTATCACCAACCAACCAGACtataattttaaataatttcttcATAAAGATTAACTGGTAAGAAATAATTAATTTTGAACTGTCTCTTTGTTGACATATTTAGAAATATTTATACAAAATCTTGTAGAGGATAATaatacaacagcaaaatacaaattacACAGGAACAAGCTAAGTCAAACAAAGTTAAGACTAGGGGGGATTgtacataaaatacataaaatatttttttttcccaaggcAGGACTCACAAACTATACATATATGTAAAACTATATACACAGGGGcatcaaaaaaagtaaaagtaaaagttaaaaaaaagcattgttgTACCAACCAACCAGACTATAATGTTAAataatttcttcataaaaattaaCTGGTaagaaataataatttttaacTGTCTCTTTTTTGACATATTTAGAACAACAAATATTTATACAAAATCTTGTAGAGGATAATaatacaacagcaaaatacaaattacACAGGAACAAGCTAAgtcatttatttgttattttttatgttattatttgttatttattagctatttgttatttgttatttatttattagtcaAGCTAAGTCAGTTATTCTATACCTGTCACCTGCAAattaattgtatattgtatactatatcgtattatttaattgtatttcttatttgaatatttggctttagtatttgtatatttgtatattttctgaTATTAGGCATCTACAGGCTTGCTCCAACAATATTGCATTGTacttgtacagtgacaataaacatatcttatcttatcaaaCAAAGTTAAGACTAGGGGGGgtacataaaatacataaaatatttttttttttttccccaagacAAAGACAATTACAAGACAAGACTCACAAACTATACATCTATGTAAAACTATATACACAggggcataaaaaaaaaagcattgttgTACCAACCAACCAGACTATAATGTTAAATAATTTCTTCATAAAGAGTAACTGGtaacaaataataatttttaacTGTCTCTTTTTTGACATATTTAGAACAACAAATATTTATACAAACTCTTGTAGAGGATAATaatacaacagcaaaatacaaattacACAGGAACAAGCCAAAGTCAAACAAAGTTAAGACTAGGGGGGATtgtacataaaatacatttaaaaaaatgtttttcccaaGACAAGACTCACAAACTATACATCTATGTAAAACTATATACATAGTGGCatcaaaaaataactaaaactaaaaaaaaacagactataatgttaAATAATTTCTTCATAAAGATTAACTGGTaagaaataatacatttttaactgtCTCTTTGTTGACATAGAACAAGCTAAGTCAAACAAAGTTAAGACTAGGGGGGATTgtacataaaatacataaaatacgTAAAATATATTACAACACAAGACTCAAACTATACATCTATGTAAAACTATATACATAGTGgcatcaaaaaaaaactaaaactaaaaaaaagaaaagcattgtTGTAGACTGAATGACCACAACGCGACGTAGATCGACACGCCCAGGCTTCGTCTCTTCACGTCATCGCGTCGTTTTACGTAAGGCAGGCGCTCCGGTTTCCTGGCGGAGAAGATGGCGGCTCCTGGACCGGGGGAGTATTTCAGCGTCGGGAGCCATGTCTCTTGCCTCACCTGCTTGGGCCAACGTCTACAAGGAGAAGTGGTCGCGTTTGACTACCAGTCCAAGATGTTAACTCTGA carries:
- the g6pc3 gene encoding glucose-6-phosphatase 3, whose amino-acid sequence is MEVIHTQGIWIAESLQQRTISQTDLWLLVTHLGDPKAAFLLVFPFTYFISKRAGVSVIWVAAITEWLNLVFKWMLFGERPFWWIGESGLYVDKPPQVQQFSSTCETGPGSPSGHAMVTAAVWWVVVSSLGSFLYSRTHSVVLSAVPYLLYVLMLVAVGLSRIFILAHFPHQVVAGSITGFILGIILGRRVPEGRPLLFFFSLSTGLLLCTVMLHAGLQHLGINLSWSIALAKKWCSHAKWIRLDTAPFSSLTRDCGALLGLGMAQYWRPGGFSLPWAPRALSLAVSSMGLYHVHRLPLPVQPQGLFYGLFFVKFVIVPQVVMVLVPGVVYLLTHRKKD